A single window of Anomaloglossus baeobatrachus isolate aAnoBae1 chromosome 9, aAnoBae1.hap1, whole genome shotgun sequence DNA harbors:
- the LOC142250431 gene encoding C5a anaphylatoxin chemotactic receptor 1-like — MDPVVSNTTDYDYGDYKQPTFEDEEDSDSLITAYKWIALFLYLLVFVLGVPGNGMVVWITAIEMKRTVNTIWFLNLAVADLLCCLSIPFTIMNISLGYWPLGLFTCKFIPSILLITMYASVLLLTMISIDRCALVMKPVWCQNNRTLGKAYLACAIMWILAIIQSSPSFIFRHFNTSNGTDSCVYDYKLLKPENQQTVENSIAVFRLLMGFIIPFLVIVICYGILVNRVKERFSQNTKTMKVVLVVIVGFFVCWLPYHVAGLILALHPRNSALFESTRNVDRIIIAIAFMNSCINPIIYVLMGQDIKSKFRKSFRFILKNVLAEETSQSLDSKKSKSISETKNTEASV; from the coding sequence ATGGATCCTGTTGTATCAAATACCACCGACTATGACTATGGTGACTACAAACAACCCACTTTTGAAGACGAAGAAGACAGTGACTCTTTGATCACAGCCTACAAGTGGATTGCTTTATTTTTGTACCTCCTTGTTTTTGTGCTTGGTGTTCCTGGGAATGGGATGGTGGTGTGGATCACAGCCATCGAAATGAAGCGCACGGTCAACACCATATGGTTCTTAAACTTGGCGGTGGCCGATCTGCTGTGCTGTCTTTCGATACCTTTTACAATCATGAACATAAGTCTGGGATACTGGCCCCTGGGACTCTTCACCTGCAAGTTTATCCCTTCCATTCTGTTAATTACCATGTATGCCAGTGTCCTCCTCCTGACCATGATCAGTATTGATCGCTGTGCCTTGGTGATGAAACCCGTATGGTGTCAGAACAACAGAACTTTGGGCAAGGCCTACTTGGCATGTGCCATTATGTGGATCCtggccatcatccagagcagcccaTCCTTCATATTTCGGCACTTCAATACATCCAATGGGACAGACTCTTGTGTATATGACTATAAATTATTGAAACCAGAAAATCAACAAACGGTGGAAAACTCCATTGCCGTTTTCCGTCTACTGATGGGCTTCATCATTCCCTTCCTTGTCATTGTCATCTGCTACGGCATATTAGTCAATAGGGTAAAAGAGCGATTTTCACAGAACACCAAAACAATGAAAGTAGTCCTTGTAGTCATCGTTGGCTTCTTCGTATGTTGGCTTCCATACCATGTGGCGGGATTGATTCTTGCTTTACATCCGAGAAACTCAGCTTTATTCGAATCCACAAGAAACGTTGATCGCATAATAATCGCCATCGCTTTCATGAACAGCTGTATTAACCCCATCATTTATGTGTTGATGGGACAGGACATCAAAAGCAAGTTCAGAAAATCGTTCAGGTTTATTCTGAAAAACGTCTTGGCGGAAGAGACGAGTCAGTCACTTGACTCCAAAAAGTCAAAGTCAATATCAGAAACCAAAAATACGGAAGCTTCTGTATAA